A single genomic interval of Roseovarius arcticus harbors:
- a CDS encoding GNAT family N-acetyltransferase has protein sequence MTQNDRHLLEIGLEHLSARAKYFRFLGAHKDLSQKELDKFTATNTPDHVAVGALLTGTDEPQPIGIARFIRLPDQPNIAEIAITISDKYQHLGLGSLLLGVLAKFAQQGGITAFNALVHSENTAMLGLLGHFDCAQTSLGGTEIDVIFPVPTDLDQPAAPAWRENLTS, from the coding sequence GTGACGCAAAACGACCGTCACCTTCTTGAGATAGGTCTTGAGCACTTGTCAGCACGCGCAAAGTATTTCCGTTTTCTGGGCGCACACAAAGATCTTTCGCAAAAGGAATTGGACAAATTCACAGCGACCAACACGCCTGATCACGTCGCCGTTGGCGCGCTGCTGACTGGCACGGATGAACCTCAACCGATCGGCATTGCCCGTTTCATTCGGTTGCCCGACCAGCCGAATATTGCAGAAATCGCGATCACCATTTCCGACAAATATCAACACCTTGGACTTGGCAGCCTCCTGCTTGGCGTGCTTGCCAAATTTGCGCAACAGGGCGGCATTACTGCGTTCAATGCCTTGGTACACAGCGAAAACACTGCCATGCTTGGGCTGCTAGGTCATTTTGATTGCGCGCAGACGTCGCTTGGTGGAACAGAAATAGATGTCATATTTCCAGTTCCCACGGACCTTGATCAACCAGCGGCACCGGCATGGCGAGAAAACCTTACATCTTAG
- a CDS encoding Crp/Fnr family transcriptional regulator, producing MIETRPLARKLGAFVALSEAELCVLERLHKRRRTFVAGRDLVHQGQADQAAYILVSGWACSYKLLHDGQRQIVDFQIPGDFLGLRSVVLHVSDHSVEPVTDIEVTEVFGADLFEAFAETPRLATALLWTASRDEAMVVEHLVGIGRRGAAERMAHFLLELGNRLSLVGMGSKAGYDCPLTQYLIADAIGLSAVHVNRVLRQLCEQGMVTFRDGHVTFDDYDKLVAFAEFEVSYLDQLGPLLK from the coding sequence ATCATCGAAACAAGACCACTCGCGCGTAAACTGGGTGCTTTTGTAGCACTGTCCGAGGCGGAGCTTTGCGTTCTCGAAAGGTTGCACAAGCGTAGGCGTACTTTTGTAGCCGGGCGCGACTTGGTGCATCAAGGGCAGGCGGATCAAGCGGCCTATATCCTTGTTTCCGGTTGGGCGTGTTCATACAAACTTTTGCATGATGGCCAACGACAAATTGTAGATTTCCAAATCCCCGGTGACTTTTTGGGGTTGCGCAGTGTGGTCCTGCACGTCTCGGATCACAGCGTTGAGCCGGTTACAGACATAGAAGTCACCGAAGTATTTGGCGCTGATCTGTTTGAGGCGTTTGCTGAGACGCCACGTCTGGCGACAGCTCTCCTTTGGACGGCGTCCCGCGATGAGGCGATGGTGGTGGAACATCTGGTGGGTATCGGGCGGCGGGGTGCGGCGGAACGCATGGCCCACTTCCTGCTGGAACTTGGCAACAGGTTATCCCTTGTCGGCATGGGCAGCAAGGCGGGATATGATTGTCCGCTGACCCAATACTTGATCGCCGATGCAATCGGGTTGAGTGCTGTGCATGTCAATCGGGTGCTGCGACAGTTGTGCGAGCAGGGCATGGTCACGTTTCGCGACGGGCATGTGACGTTCGATGATTATGATAAGTTGGTCGCATTTGCAGAATTTGAAGTCAGCTATCTGGATCAGTTGGGTCCACTGTTAAAGTGA
- the tnpA gene encoding IS66-like element accessory protein TnpA yields MGGVKGQKKRRWSDDEKRSICEQTLTPGVSVAQVARRYSMNANLIFTWLRDPQFAPDRNTSAATEDTSDFLPIEIEGTAWSSEISNPPISPRPPKTGAAISAHRVDITLSDGRRILVEGSTELSAILGLMQGLMT; encoded by the coding sequence ATGGGTGGGGTGAAGGGTCAGAAGAAGCGGCGCTGGTCTGACGACGAAAAGCGTTCGATTTGCGAGCAAACGCTGACGCCGGGTGTTTCAGTTGCGCAGGTTGCGCGGCGGTATTCGATGAACGCGAACCTGATCTTTACGTGGCTACGGGATCCACAGTTTGCGCCTGATCGAAACACCAGCGCAGCGACCGAGGACACTTCGGATTTTCTGCCTATCGAGATTGAGGGCACAGCGTGGTCCTCCGAGATATCAAACCCGCCCATTTCTCCACGCCCACCGAAGACCGGTGCCGCTATCTCGGCGCACCGCGTGGACATCACCTTGTCTGATGGGCGGCGCATTCTGGTGGAAGGCTCAACGGAGTTGTCGGCGATTTTGGGTCTGATGCAGGGGCTGATGACATGA
- the tnpB gene encoding IS66 family insertion sequence element accessory protein TnpB (TnpB, as the term is used for proteins encoded by IS66 family insertion elements, is considered an accessory protein, since TnpC, encoded by a neighboring gene, is a DDE family transposase.), translated as MIPVPSNTRVWLAAGVTDMRRGFNTLAAQTERVLAEDPYSGHLFVFRGRRGDLLKIIWWDTQGACLFMKRLEKGRFVWPAAKDGKICVTAAQLAMLLEGIDWRMPQRTWRPLQAG; from the coding sequence ATGATCCCGGTGCCGAGCAACACGCGGGTTTGGCTCGCGGCAGGCGTGACGGACATGCGGCGTGGGTTCAATACGCTGGCGGCGCAAACCGAGCGGGTGCTGGCCGAGGACCCGTATTCGGGGCATCTGTTTGTCTTCCGTGGCCGCCGTGGCGATCTGCTGAAGATCATTTGGTGGGATACGCAGGGCGCCTGTCTTTTTATGAAGCGTCTTGAGAAGGGACGGTTTGTCTGGCCCGCAGCCAAGGACGGAAAAATTTGCGTGACAGCTGCTCAGTTGGCGATGCTTCTGGAGGGAATCGACTGGCGAATGCCGCAAAGAACTTGGCGGCCCCTGCAGGCGGGATAG
- the tnpC gene encoding IS66 family transposase: MLETFKSLPESPTELRAISELMAVEIKSQAYQIEKLKKELAAHRKARFGAKSESLDQLAFDLQEDTEIEAAAEVQKAAPNGDVDEAAPAKRTHNRAPLPDHLERQEEVLSPGDACGDCGGALKQLGEDVTEELEYVPGHFIVKRIVRPRMTCTCCEAFAQAELPSRPIARGRAGPGLLAHVLVGKYCDHLPLYRQSEIYARDKVDLHRSTLTDWVGRSTALLEPLADHIGKLVRAGPALFADDTPVKMQTKGKTGKAQTARLWSYVRDERPWRGQAPPCAWYQFSVDRKGEHPVSHLSGYKGVVHADGYTGFNGLFGHGKASEQACIVHVRRKFVEVYDREGSAIAEETIKRIAALYAVEKEARYKPVEERVALRQEKAKPVFDNLEVWLQLQLPKISGKSTLAAAIRYALGRMPKARAYLENGKLELDNNICERSIRPVTLGRKNYFFMGSKGGGEAAAIAYTLIETARMNKVDPEAWLRWVLARVADHKMTRLEDLMPWNWAE; the protein is encoded by the coding sequence ATGCTTGAGACCTTCAAATCCCTGCCCGAAAGCCCCACCGAACTGCGGGCTATCAGCGAGCTGATGGCAGTCGAGATCAAGTCTCAAGCCTACCAGATCGAGAAGCTGAAGAAAGAACTGGCGGCACATCGCAAGGCCCGTTTTGGGGCCAAGTCCGAGAGCCTGGATCAGCTCGCGTTCGATCTGCAGGAAGACACTGAGATTGAGGCGGCCGCTGAGGTGCAAAAGGCAGCGCCAAATGGCGACGTGGATGAGGCTGCCCCAGCCAAACGCACCCACAATCGCGCCCCACTGCCTGACCACCTCGAACGCCAAGAAGAGGTGCTCTCGCCCGGTGATGCCTGCGGCGATTGCGGCGGTGCGCTCAAGCAGCTCGGCGAAGATGTCACCGAAGAGTTAGAATATGTCCCCGGCCACTTCATTGTGAAGCGGATCGTGCGTCCGCGTATGACCTGCACCTGCTGCGAGGCTTTCGCTCAGGCCGAGTTGCCCTCGCGCCCGATTGCGCGCGGACGTGCCGGTCCGGGTCTTCTGGCACATGTGTTGGTCGGCAAATATTGCGATCACTTGCCGTTATATCGCCAGTCCGAGATCTATGCCCGGGACAAGGTCGATCTACATCGCTCCACGCTGACCGATTGGGTTGGCCGTTCCACGGCGCTGCTGGAGCCCTTAGCCGACCATATTGGAAAGTTGGTGCGGGCAGGACCAGCCCTCTTTGCAGACGACACGCCCGTCAAAATGCAAACCAAGGGGAAAACCGGAAAGGCCCAAACCGCGCGACTGTGGAGCTATGTTCGCGATGAACGCCCCTGGCGTGGGCAGGCACCGCCCTGTGCGTGGTATCAGTTCAGCGTGGATCGCAAGGGGGAGCATCCGGTCAGCCATTTGTCTGGCTACAAAGGGGTCGTGCATGCGGACGGATATACTGGCTTTAACGGGCTGTTCGGGCATGGCAAGGCCAGCGAACAGGCTTGCATAGTCCATGTGCGCCGTAAATTTGTCGAGGTCTATGATCGCGAGGGCTCTGCCATCGCCGAGGAGACGATCAAACGGATCGCTGCCCTCTATGCCGTGGAAAAAGAGGCGCGCTACAAGCCCGTTGAAGAACGCGTTGCCCTGCGGCAGGAAAAAGCAAAGCCGGTATTCGACAATCTGGAGGTATGGCTGCAACTGCAATTGCCCAAGATCTCCGGCAAGTCGACATTGGCCGCGGCCATCCGCTACGCGCTCGGCCGCATGCCCAAGGCCCGGGCGTATCTCGAAAACGGCAAGCTGGAGTTGGACAACAATATCTGCGAGCGCTCAATCAGACCGGTAACTCTTGGCAGGAAAAATTACTTCTTCATGGGGTCAAAGGGGGGCGGTGAAGCCGCCGCCATCGCTTACACGCTCATCGAGACCGCCCGTATGAACAAGGTCGATCCAGAGGCCTGGCTTCGCTGGGTTCTCGCTCGCGTCGCGGACCACAAGATGACCCGTCTCGAAGACCTCATGCCTTGGAACTGGGCGGAATAA
- the repA gene encoding plasmid partitioning protein RepA: MSLDGQETVFHEIERDAKRLTSALNAHIKRSFSPENVKTLRRFTSGEVADLLGISQTYLRKLHHDGKIPDIENDERNRKMYRAEDVQEIRVALAAQSKTPGKFLPKRQKDEPIQIVAVTTFKGGSCKSTSAVHLASFFALAGYRVLCVDLDPQSSLSGLLGQMPDADLNARRTIYDAIRYDEQQVPMQDVIHKTYFPNLDLAPAGLILSEFETESPRALRESDQMPFYLRLKAAISQVEEQYDIVIIDTPPQLGFITLSAMVAATGLLVTVVPNMIDMASLAQFLTMASSLLDVVRQNGYELNYDFIRYLVARFEPSDGPQAQMAAFLRVQFGSSVMTEPFLKSTAVSDAGMTNQTLFEIDRGQINRRTYDRAFESITRVAKELEESIHHAWGRV; this comes from the coding sequence ATGAGTCTCGACGGACAGGAAACGGTCTTCCATGAGATCGAACGTGATGCCAAAAGGCTCACCAGCGCACTCAATGCGCATATTAAACGAAGTTTCTCTCCTGAGAACGTAAAGACGCTACGGCGCTTCACCTCCGGCGAGGTGGCGGATCTGCTTGGCATCAGCCAAACCTATCTGCGCAAGCTTCATCATGATGGCAAGATTCCCGACATCGAGAATGATGAGCGGAACCGGAAGATGTACCGCGCGGAGGACGTCCAGGAAATCCGGGTGGCGCTCGCGGCGCAGTCGAAGACGCCCGGTAAATTTCTTCCCAAAAGGCAAAAAGATGAGCCAATTCAAATAGTTGCGGTGACGACCTTCAAGGGCGGCTCCTGCAAGAGCACATCTGCCGTCCATCTCGCCTCCTTCTTTGCATTGGCGGGATATCGAGTGCTTTGCGTGGATCTCGATCCGCAATCATCGCTTTCTGGTTTACTCGGCCAGATGCCCGACGCGGACCTGAATGCGCGACGAACCATCTACGATGCCATACGATATGATGAGCAACAGGTTCCGATGCAAGACGTTATCCACAAAACTTACTTCCCGAATCTCGATCTTGCTCCGGCGGGTCTGATCCTCTCGGAATTCGAGACCGAATCGCCCCGCGCACTCCGCGAAAGCGACCAGATGCCCTTCTATCTCAGACTGAAAGCGGCTATTTCGCAGGTCGAGGAGCAGTATGACATCGTTATCATTGATACTCCGCCGCAGCTCGGTTTCATCACCCTATCGGCAATGGTTGCAGCCACCGGACTTCTGGTCACAGTCGTCCCGAACATGATCGACATGGCCTCATTGGCGCAATTCCTGACCATGGCCAGCTCCCTGCTCGATGTGGTGCGTCAAAACGGTTATGAGCTGAATTACGACTTCATCCGCTACTTAGTCGCCCGGTTCGAGCCCTCGGATGGACCTCAGGCGCAGATGGCTGCGTTTCTACGGGTTCAGTTCGGATCAAGTGTCATGACGGAGCCTTTCCTCAAATCGACTGCCGTTTCGGACGCGGGAATGACCAATCAGACCCTGTTCGAGATCGACCGGGGGCAGATCAACCGCCGCACCTATGATCGCGCGTTCGAGTCGATCACACGTGTCGCCAAGGAACTCGAGGAATCCATTCACCATGCATGGGGACGGGTCTGA
- the repB gene encoding plasmid partitioning protein RepB has protein sequence MARKNMFEGLEPRDEAESEAPTAPSPAPPEPKATPPKDKGPSMGALGALSMDLSGRNSRMVQDLDPSLIESSGHRDRLDIDATDIDALARSMTDHGQQVPILVRPLSSDRSRYQIVYGRRRLAAARRAGLQIKAMVRTMGEEEAVLAQGQENSQRTNPTFIEKAVFAADLRKAGYETDIITDALAIDRTSLSRMEVVLSLIPMDWICDIGPAPDVGRRRWHDVALRLKDGIELPDLPLGAFSQAPGSLERFEIFEALIADLEAQKASGKAVGSGSARAKVPPRKITTADGREIGEIRSAGSALTLKVLSKQNPEFGSWLEARADQVLRELFEQWSESSTHSADSASGDNS, from the coding sequence ATGGCACGAAAAAACATGTTCGAAGGGTTGGAGCCGCGCGACGAGGCTGAATCTGAGGCCCCCACGGCCCCCTCCCCTGCCCCGCCCGAACCCAAAGCGACTCCGCCCAAGGACAAAGGTCCGAGCATGGGCGCGCTCGGCGCGCTCAGCATGGATTTGTCCGGGCGCAATTCGCGCATGGTGCAGGATCTCGATCCCAGCCTCATAGAGAGCTCCGGTCATCGCGACCGGCTCGACATCGATGCTACGGATATTGACGCGCTCGCGCGCAGCATGACCGATCATGGTCAACAGGTGCCGATCCTTGTGCGCCCGTTGTCGAGTGACAGATCCCGCTATCAGATCGTCTACGGCCGCCGCAGACTTGCCGCCGCGCGCCGCGCAGGATTGCAAATCAAGGCGATGGTCCGCACGATGGGCGAAGAGGAGGCCGTTCTTGCCCAAGGGCAGGAGAATAGCCAGAGAACCAACCCGACCTTCATCGAGAAGGCGGTCTTTGCAGCTGATCTTCGAAAAGCCGGGTATGAAACCGACATCATCACTGACGCGCTCGCGATAGATCGTACCTCACTGTCACGGATGGAAGTCGTCCTGTCGCTCATCCCGATGGATTGGATATGTGATATCGGCCCTGCCCCAGATGTTGGACGTCGCCGCTGGCATGACGTTGCCTTGCGTCTGAAGGATGGGATCGAGTTGCCGGACCTACCATTGGGTGCTTTTTCGCAAGCACCGGGTTCACTGGAGCGTTTCGAGATATTCGAGGCCCTCATTGCAGATCTTGAGGCGCAGAAGGCGTCAGGGAAGGCAGTCGGGAGCGGATCCGCCCGCGCCAAGGTCCCTCCACGCAAGATTACGACGGCTGACGGCCGGGAGATTGGCGAGATCCGCTCCGCTGGATCAGCCCTCACACTCAAGGTTCTGTCAAAGCAGAACCCGGAATTCGGGTCATGGCTCGAGGCACGCGCGGATCAGGTTCTGCGTGAGCTTTTCGAGCAATGGTCTGAAAGCTCGACCCATAGCGCCGATAGCGCATCGGGCGATAACTCGTAA
- the repC gene encoding plasmid replication protein RepC has translation MAFHQIQTNSALAAPTRDTSPQSASDAWKILRDLRSARRQYGLKDRAITLLQALISLLPKDNPRTRIFASNKTLSDRANGMEERTIRRHISILVRAGLIERHDSANRKRFARRDPDTGELIGYGFDLAPIFNRAQEISALASEAILEAGRIAILRDRLSQIRQVILEGGNVDSDAEIIRKALRRKLSAAQLQCMIAELSPADSRDPPAPTTILSGDDSQIDRHIQKSITEDLDSDSPKIVTLDTGQRDPADVSPPKRREDNRNLNACDHGQAPSQSDDLEIRLDQVKAACPEIMCFATAPVTRWHDMDRLGRSVGRMAGIAEDVLDQTELKFGKTGLALTVAAVLQMGSRIKNHGAYIRSLVSGKHADTFDPAKLIIRLIHAQKVAVG, from the coding sequence ATGGCATTTCATCAGATCCAGACGAACTCGGCCCTTGCGGCGCCGACCCGAGACACTTCTCCGCAGTCAGCGTCCGACGCTTGGAAGATCTTGCGTGACCTTCGATCTGCGCGCCGTCAATACGGCTTAAAAGATCGTGCCATTACGCTGCTTCAGGCGTTGATCTCGCTTTTGCCCAAGGACAATCCGCGCACCCGTATCTTCGCTTCCAATAAAACACTCTCGGATCGGGCCAACGGGATGGAGGAGCGTACAATCAGACGCCACATCAGCATACTGGTGCGTGCGGGACTTATTGAACGTCATGACTCTGCAAATAGAAAGCGGTTTGCGCGCCGTGACCCCGATACCGGAGAACTGATCGGGTACGGTTTCGATCTCGCCCCCATCTTCAATCGCGCGCAGGAAATCTCCGCTCTGGCATCTGAGGCTATCTTAGAGGCCGGAAGGATCGCAATCCTGCGAGACCGGCTCTCACAGATCCGCCAGGTCATCCTCGAGGGGGGAAACGTTGACAGTGATGCGGAGATCATCAGAAAAGCACTCCGACGCAAACTGAGTGCGGCACAGCTACAGTGCATGATCGCAGAATTGAGCCCGGCAGACAGTCGGGACCCCCCTGCCCCGACCACCATTCTGTCCGGCGATGACAGTCAAATTGACCGGCACATTCAGAAGTCAATTACAGAAGATCTTGATTCTGATAGCCCGAAGATCGTGACGCTTGATACGGGCCAACGAGATCCAGCCGATGTTTCGCCACCAAAGCGCAGAGAGGATAATAGGAATTTAAATGCCTGTGACCACGGACAAGCGCCAAGCCAATCAGATGATCTTGAGATAAGGCTTGATCAAGTGAAGGCCGCCTGCCCTGAAATTATGTGCTTCGCCACGGCACCCGTCACGAGGTGGCATGATATGGACAGGCTGGGCCGATCAGTTGGCCGTATGGCCGGTATCGCTGAAGATGTTCTTGATCAGACCGAGCTCAAGTTTGGAAAAACCGGCCTTGCTTTAACGGTTGCCGCCGTACTTCAAATGGGCAGCCGTATTAAGAATCACGGGGCCTACATAAGATCACTTGTTTCAGGCAAGCATGCAGACACATTCGATCCTGCGAAGCTTATAATTCGATTGATACACGCTCAGAAAGTGGCAGTCGGATGA
- a CDS encoding type II toxin-antitoxin system CcdA family antitoxin, translated as MGRIKVNLTLDAGVAETARALGLNMSRLAEAAISEAAKVERNRLWREENQAAIRAYSEEVAREGLPLAPFRSF; from the coding sequence ATGGGACGGATAAAAGTCAATCTGACGCTCGATGCGGGCGTGGCGGAAACGGCGCGGGCGCTCGGCCTCAATATGTCGCGTCTTGCGGAGGCCGCGATTTCCGAGGCCGCAAAGGTTGAGCGAAACCGTCTGTGGCGGGAAGAAAACCAGGCGGCGATCAGGGCCTATTCCGAAGAGGTGGCCCGGGAGGGACTGCCTCTCGCACCGTTCCGAAGCTTCTAG
- a CDS encoding CcdB family protein — MAQFDLYRLSSGQLVVDLQTDLIGIEASRIVAPLREAGRYTAFPGLTPAVVVDGAAWIVRVQELAAVPGAELREVAGSLADHRDALKRALDILTDGV; from the coding sequence ATGGCACAGTTCGACCTCTATCGCCTGAGCAGCGGACAGCTTGTTGTGGACCTGCAGACCGACCTGATCGGTATCGAGGCCTCACGCATCGTTGCGCCCTTGCGCGAGGCTGGCCGCTACACAGCGTTTCCCGGTTTGACGCCCGCTGTCGTGGTCGACGGGGCGGCCTGGATCGTCCGTGTTCAGGAACTGGCTGCCGTGCCGGGCGCGGAGTTGCGAGAGGTTGCTGGATCCTTGGCCGACCATCGCGATGCATTGAAGCGCGCCCTGGATATCCTGACTGACGGTGTGTAG
- a CDS encoding type II toxin-antitoxin system ParD family antitoxin, with translation MVTRNVVLTESQDELVQGLVSSGRYQNASEALRAGLRLLEREEAGLADLRSGLRQGLAQAKNDELADGTGSDAIRRAFGRARSQA, from the coding sequence ATGGTTACACGCAATGTGGTGCTGACAGAGTCCCAAGATGAGCTGGTTCAAGGCCTTGTTTCATCTGGAAGATATCAAAATGCCAGCGAAGCCCTTCGGGCAGGCTTGCGGCTGCTCGAACGCGAGGAAGCCGGTTTGGCCGACCTTCGAAGCGGCTTGAGGCAGGGGCTGGCACAGGCGAAAAATGACGAGTTAGCCGATGGTACGGGCTCTGACGCCATTCGCCGCGCCTTCGGTAGAGCCCGTTCGCAAGCGTGA
- a CDS encoding type II toxin-antitoxin system RelE/ParE family toxin has product MTRSFRLTRRAEDSLVDIARWTIQQFGVRQADIYETELVARCEAIVRGDAVSQSCSVLIDDEADLRYARAGEHFVVFLERSTEVLIVDFLHSRSDLPRHIAALGTLKNDGSDKG; this is encoded by the coding sequence GTGACACGATCGTTTCGCCTTACGCGACGCGCAGAGGACAGTCTTGTCGATATCGCGAGATGGACGATTCAACAGTTTGGTGTCCGTCAGGCAGACATTTATGAGACCGAACTGGTCGCAAGATGCGAAGCGATTGTGCGTGGCGATGCGGTGTCCCAAAGTTGTTCAGTCCTTATCGATGACGAAGCTGACCTGCGCTACGCTAGGGCAGGGGAGCATTTTGTCGTGTTCCTGGAGCGCTCCACTGAGGTATTGATCGTAGATTTCTTGCATTCGCGCAGTGATTTACCCCGCCATATCGCAGCTTTGGGGACACTCAAGAATGACGGCTCGGACAAGGGTTAG
- a CDS encoding tyrosine-type recombinase/integrase produces MGQQNDGDERDQAKSDGIALPSHVAGSGTLDRLVDTARDYAKASTAENTNKAYAADWKHFGRWCRIKGADPLPPSPEMIGLYLADMAAPVGKTPAITVTTIERRLSGLAWHYQQRGFTLDRKNRHIASVLAGIKRKHARPPVQKEAILRDDILAMVATLPYDLRGLRDRAILLLGYAGGLRRSEIVSLDHGKDDTPESGGWIDISDDGALLTLNAKTGWREVEVGRGSSDQTCPVHALEQWLHFAKIDFGPVFVRTSRDGKKTLPARLTDKHVARLIKQTVLSAGIRADLPEKDRLALFSGHSLRAGLASSAEVDERYVQKHLGHASAEMTRRYQRRRDRFRVNLTKAAGL; encoded by the coding sequence ATGGGCCAACAGAACGACGGAGACGAGAGAGATCAAGCAAAAAGCGATGGGATCGCCCTGCCCTCGCATGTCGCTGGCTCTGGCACGCTTGACCGCCTTGTCGATACCGCGCGCGATTACGCCAAAGCTTCCACAGCCGAAAACACCAACAAGGCCTACGCTGCCGACTGGAAACACTTTGGGCGATGGTGCCGGATAAAAGGTGCGGATCCCCTGCCGCCCTCGCCCGAGATGATCGGTCTCTATCTGGCGGATATGGCTGCGCCAGTTGGTAAGACCCCGGCAATAACGGTCACGACCATTGAACGGCGCCTCTCCGGTCTTGCCTGGCACTATCAGCAACGCGGCTTCACCCTCGACCGCAAGAACCGCCACATCGCCAGCGTGCTGGCCGGGATTAAGCGCAAACATGCGCGGCCGCCGGTGCAGAAAGAAGCGATCCTGCGCGACGACATCCTCGCCATGGTCGCCACCCTGCCCTACGATCTGCGGGGGCTTAGAGACCGGGCAATCCTGCTTCTGGGATATGCGGGCGGTCTCAGGCGATCCGAGATCGTCAGCCTGGATCACGGCAAAGACGACACGCCAGAGTCAGGTGGCTGGATAGATATCTCCGACGACGGCGCCCTGCTCACGCTCAATGCAAAGACAGGATGGCGTGAAGTGGAAGTCGGCCGGGGATCAAGTGACCAAACCTGCCCCGTTCACGCGCTGGAGCAGTGGCTACATTTTGCCAAGATCGATTTTGGGCCGGTGTTCGTTCGGACCTCTCGTGACGGGAAGAAAACCCTTCCCGCACGGCTCACGGACAAGCACGTCGCACGCCTCATAAAGCAAACCGTACTGAGCGCAGGTATTCGCGCGGACCTGCCGGAGAAAGATCGGTTAGCCCTCTTCTCCGGCCACTCCCTGCGCGCCGGCCTCGCGAGTTCGGCCGAAGTTGATGAGCGCTACGTCCAGAAACACCTCGGCCACGCGTCCGCCGAGATGACACGGCGATATCAGCGGCGCAGGGACCGATTCCGCGTAAACCTGACCAAAGCTGCGGGCCTGTAA
- a CDS encoding DUF1403 family protein, translating into MNQAAKPTLSATKSIQLLPGWITLPQDDTPETVAFISGAALATLDVVLRDSGANLPGALLRDRLALDAAVACLKLEGRSDSAPDIRDAVSLARPVRLGRAGDALGPAGDMFVAWRKLARVNLAAGGWNDRVRTVVPAAVVDVLPDFGAPAGPPVAQASRILADVLRQFPREEAAALRLADLTLARAVGWDRPMPLLAAHLPRKDIRAIADGAGDPGPRVHLAMIAACDGAIRRAADLGRRAAKLQAIAPTLRAKGSNEALAVFLSHDAVSPSGMLSPMIQGTSVPMTDRAARRLCDRLVELGVVRELTGRATFRLYGV; encoded by the coding sequence ATGAACCAAGCCGCTAAACCCACTCTGAGCGCTACCAAGAGCATACAGTTGCTACCCGGCTGGATCACCCTTCCGCAGGACGATACCCCTGAAACTGTTGCGTTTATATCGGGGGCGGCCCTGGCCACGCTAGATGTGGTGCTGCGCGATTCGGGTGCCAATTTGCCCGGTGCGCTGTTGCGGGACCGGTTGGCGCTGGATGCGGCGGTCGCGTGCTTAAAGCTGGAAGGGCGCAGTGACTCCGCCCCCGATATCCGGGACGCGGTGTCTTTGGCGCGGCCAGTGCGACTGGGGCGGGCAGGGGATGCTTTGGGGCCTGCTGGTGACATGTTTGTGGCATGGCGCAAGCTGGCGCGGGTGAACTTGGCCGCGGGTGGCTGGAACGACCGCGTCAGGACGGTGGTGCCCGCCGCGGTGGTGGACGTGCTGCCGGATTTTGGCGCCCCTGCAGGACCGCCGGTTGCACAGGCAAGCCGGATACTGGCGGACGTGCTGCGACAGTTTCCCCGCGAGGAGGCGGCGGCATTGAGGTTGGCGGATCTGACGCTGGCCCGCGCGGTTGGGTGGGATCGGCCCATGCCGTTATTGGCGGCGCATCTGCCGCGCAAGGATATCCGCGCGATCGCGGACGGGGCAGGCGATCCAGGTCCTCGTGTGCATCTGGCAATGATTGCGGCCTGCGATGGGGCCATTCGCAGGGCTGCGGATCTTGGGAGGCGTGCCGCCAAGTTGCAGGCCATTGCGCCAACCCTGCGGGCCAAAGGATCAAATGAGGCCTTGGCGGTGTTCTTGAGCCATGATGCAGTGTCGCCATCGGGGATGTTGTCTCCGATGATACAAGGCACGTCGGTCCCAATGACAGACCGTGCGGCACGGCGGCTCTGTGATCGTTTGGTGGAGTTGGGCGTCGTGCGCGAACTCACTGGGCGCGCGACGTTCCGGCTCTACGGGGTGTGA